The following nucleotide sequence is from Siphonobacter curvatus.
CCGCCGTAGGCTAGCATGTCCAGACAGACGATGGCGGCATCGAACGAACGTAAATCTTGTTTTTCAACCCAGGCTGCAATGGCTTCACTCTGACCCGGCGTGGTAAACTGGCCCAGTAATTCCTGGGGAGGAGCAATCACCTCGGCATGTCCGATCAATCCCATCCGAACCGTAAATTGCAAACAGGGCGGTCGGTCGTCCAGTGGAATCAGTAAGATACGGGCGGCTCGGACCTGAGCCATCGCGTGACTACTGATGAATAAGAATAGAAGAATGAGTAATCGGTTCATGCCTTGGTGTTGCTAAGATTAAGAGGCTAAGGAGGACTTGTGCCCGTTGAGGCCAAAGAAAACCAGGTACGCGTAACAGAGGATGGGCAGCAGAAAAGCAATTGGCCAGGTGTAATGGTCGATGAGCAGACCCTGACCGTAGGAAACAATGGCTCCTCCCGCAATGGCTGTAGAGAGTAGTCCGGAAGCCTGCGTCGTGTAGGATCCCAGTCCCTGCACTGCTAGCGAGAAAATGATCGCGAACATGATGGAGTTACAAAGTCCCACGGCAATCATACTCCAGACCGCCACGTATCCCGTTGCATTGATGGAAAAGCTAATCAGTACAATCGCTAGTCCGGCACAGGTAGCCAGCGTAGCGGAGGCCTTTAGAAATTTCAACAAGTAAGCTCCCAGAAAACGACCCACCAGCATACTACCCCAGTACAGCGAAACGTAGCCATTAGCTTCATTTTCTGTAATATGAACGGTGTCGGTAATGTAGTTCGTCAGAAAGGTGCCGACCGACACTTCCGCTCCCACGTAGCAGAAGATCCCCAGAATACCGAACCGCAGATTCCGAAAAGAAAACACACGCCGGCCCTGAGTTTGGCTTTTTTCTTCCACCTGAATCTGAATATCTGGTAAGCGTAAGCGACTTACAGTCAGGGCAATCACCGCTAAGAGGGCCGCAATGCCCAGATAGGGATACTGCACGGCATCGCTCGAAGCCTCTTGCAAGGGAGCCAGAATAAAGGCGGCTCCAAACAGCGGAGCTAGCGTCGTACCGAGCGAACCTACGCCCTGAATGAGCGTCAGTCGGGAAGACGCTGTTTCAGCGGGTCCCAATACGGTGATATACGGATTCGCCGCTACCTGTAACAACACGATGCCGATGGCAATCACAAACAGGGCTCCCAGAAACAGCGTGTACTCGTGCAGCAGGGAAGCCGGAAGAAACAACAAGGCCCCAGCCCCCGCTACGGCAAATCCCAGTACCATCCCTTTCTTGTAGCCTACTTTTTCCACCAGACGACCCGCCGGAATCGACATGATGCCGTAGGTAAGAAAAAAGTAGAACTGTACCAGCGACGACTGCGAATAACTGAGCTGAAAACCTTTCTTGAAAAAGGGCACCAGCGTATCATTCAGACAGGTAATAAAACCCATCATGAAGTAAAGCACAGCCAGCGACACGAGGGCGGGGCGGTAGGAGGTTTGAGCGTCCGTTTCCGGTACGCGTACCGATTGCAGGGGAATGTGAGCCATTGGTTTAGTCTTGTAAAAGCGGCGTAGCGGACTTTTTCTGAGCAATCGCTTCCAGCGTTTTCCAGCATTGGTACAAGCCCCGCGGAATGTGGAAGCAGCCTTTCCATTTGCCACCTTTCAGGGGCAAAAGTACGTCTCCCTGCCGATTCAAATACCCGAACCATTCGCCGTGCGTGGGATCGGGGAAATGCGACCAAGTGTAGGCGTGTACTTTTTCAAACCATTCCCAGCAGCGTTCATCGCCCGTGTGCAGGTAGCCTTTCAGTAAACTGATGAGCGTTTCGATGTGTACCCACCAGAGTTTCTGGTCCCACTCAAGCTGCAAAGGCGGCTGACCTTTTACGTCCAGGAAGTAGAAAATGCCTCCGTACTGCTGATCCCATCCGTATTCCAGTAACGAAAGCGTCAGGTCGGTAGCCTTGCGAATCAGGGCCTGATCGCCCCGCCGCTCGGCCAGATCCATAATGAACCACATCGACTCCAGACCGTGACCAGGATTGATCAGACGACCTTCAAAGCTATCCGAAAACTCACCTTCGAGTGTAATGTTTTCCAAAATCAGACCCAACTCGGGGCGATAGAATTCTTCCATCACGGCGTGAATACCCGCGTCGATGGTCTCTTCCAGTACCGATGGTTCAATCAGATGCTCCAGTTGCAGCACCAGATTGGTAAGAATCATGGGTAAGGCAAAGTTTTTCAAAGGCCGGGTGCCTGGAAATGCCTTATTGTAGAGTCCCTTCGGATCAGACTGTCGCCGCAAAATGTTGGCGAACGTTTCCTGAGCGATGGTAGCGTATTCGGCGTTACCCGTAGCCAGGTGCAATTGCCCGAAAGCCATGGCGGCGAAACAATCCGAGAAGATATTGTAGGGTTGAATAAGGGGATCACCCTGCTGAGTTAGTGAAAAATACCAATTTCCGTCTTCATCACGCCCATGCTTTTTCAAGAACTCGGCTCCCTGAATGGCAAAGTCCAACCATTCCTGTTTTTGCTCTACTTGATTGTAGAGCATGGCGAAACACCACACCTGGCGGCCCTGAAGCCAAACAAATTTGTCGGTATCAAAAACGGTTCCTTCCGTATCAAGACAGGTGAAATACCCCCCGTACGTTTCATCACCCGACTTTCCGAGCCAGAACGGAATAACACTCGTTAGTAATTCATCTTGGTACAGTTGCTGGTATTGCGATGGCTTCATGTATTAGCTTGCTTAAGTAAAAGCTTAATCTTAGCTTGATTAAGTATGTTTAATAAACTTAATAAATAAAATTATTAAGTATGGTGTAAAAGAACAATGAATAAATTAACTAAGCAAGGAAAAATAAAATATTATTTTAAATCAGGTGGCATGATGGAATGGTAGGGGAATGGAGAAATTACCATACTTCGTTTTATAAAAAGGGATTGAAGCAGAATTTTATACGGGGCCAGAGAGCACAGAAAACCCGCATTTCCTGGCAGAAATGAGAAGTGAAGCAGAATTTTCGGGGTGTAGTAGTTGATTCAACACGTCTTGCAACCTCCGGTGGGAGGATTGACGCATCTCCTACAGAGTGATTCCATTTCTGACCACACTTTTACGCTGTTATACACAAACGCAGTCGTCCGTGAGATCCAGAAATTTTAAAACGTTGCTGATCCTTTTTCTTAGTTATGCCGGGGTGCTTGGTCTGCTAATTTATTTGTTAAAAGTATTTTTATAAACTTTTCGCTAAAAATTAAGAGTATAGTAAGAAATAAGGTGCCTTATTAGGGGTACTAAAAGCTTACTGACACTCGCATGAAAAGTCTTCTGCCTCTGCTGGCGTTTATAATCGGATTTACCGTTAGTACGGCTCAGCCCCGGCTTTCCATCAGTCCCGAGAAAGCCTTGCAGGAGGACCTCATGTTTAAACGCTACGGAAGTACCGACGGCTTGCCTGATAATCGGGTACGGTCGTTTTTTCAGGATCGAAAGGGGTTTCTCTGGATCGGTACCATGAATGGACTGGCTCAGTACGATGGCTATCGTTTCCGGAAATTCTACAAAAACAAGGATGCGATCGCCGGAAACTGGATTTATGACATCTGCGAGGATAGCCAGGGGCGGCTCTGGATCGGCACTCGCGAAGGACTGAGCCGCTTCGATCCGCGTACAGAAACCTTCCAGAATTTCCGAAATAATCCCAAAGATTCGACGTCGCTTTTTTGCAATCAGATTAACGCTTTGCTGGTCGACTCGCGGGATCAGGTGTGGGTAGGGACCCCACAGGGACTGACCGTATGGAGCCCGAAAACGCAGCAGTTCCGAACGCTTCGAACCGAGCCGCTGAATCGTCCCATTCGAAAAATGATCCGCTCGCAGGGCGATTACCTCTGGATTGCCACCGCCGAAGGGCCGGTTCGCTACCACGCCTCCAACGGAACGTACACCTTCTATCCCCTGAGTGTAAAACCCAACGCATATGGTGATCATTACTGGTCGTTGCTGGAAGATCAGCGGCATTTGTATCTGGCCACGGGTGGCGATGGCCTCTGGCGACTGCCCTACCAGCCCGAACGCAACAGCTACGGGAAAGCGGAGCCTCTGCATAACTTTTCAGGACAGACGCTGGCTCAGACGCAGATTTTTGACCTCTGTAAATCACCCGATGGAGCTTTCTGGCTGGGTACGGATCGGGGACTAGCCCGACTCGAAGCCCTCGATTCACCACAAGTACGACTTCGCTGGTACCGAACCAACCCCAGCAATCCGCAGAGTTTGAGCAATAATCTGGTGTATCGCCTCTTTCTGGACCGTACGCAACGACTCTGGTGCGGTACGGAGCAACAGATCAGTACGCTCGATTTAAGTGGGCTGCCTTTTCAGTCGTATACCTTTCCCTCCGGTGCAGCCGAAGATCAGGTGCGTAGCATTGCGGCGGGGCCGGGGGCAACGGTTTGGCTGGGGATGGGCAAATCCGGATTGTACCGTTACAACCTATCGAATGGTGCAACGGAGCGGTTCCGGCTGGAAAGTCAATCCTCGTTCTGGAACGAGCACCGAGCTTTATTACGAGCCTCCAGCGGTGACCTTTGGATCGGTACGCTTGGTGGGGCGGTGCGAATGACGGCGAGGCAGCAAGTACACGCCGAACTGGAAGGGTCCGCCGTTTTTTCTTTCCTCGAAGATTCACAAAAGAACATCTGGTTAGGCACCAACCACGGCTTATACCGGCGAACGCCCGATGGGAAAAAGAGCCGTATTCGTCTGGGTACTAGCGATACGGAATTCATTCGCTCCTTACTGGAAGATCAGGCAGGTTTGCTTTGGATTGGTTTCGATAATAGCGGGCTGGGGCGGTACAATCCCAAAACCGGCGTTTTTGAGTGGATCAAAGACGCCAGCCATTCGTTGGGAAGTGCCATTTATGCACTCGTTGAATTCCCTAAACAGGTGATCTGGGCGGGCTCTGAATCGGGTTTACACCAAATCACAGCCGATCCGAAAGGAGCGTATCAGGTCAAAACCTATTCCGAAAAGCAGGGCCTGCTACACCCCTCGGTAAATGGAATTGTGCCCGATACCCAGGGCTTTCTTTGGATCAGTACCATCAAAGGGCTCATGCGATTTCAGCCCGCTTCGGGGCGTTTTCAGACGTACTTGCCCAACCAGCGGTTTAGCTATAATGTCATGAGTCGGTTGAACGAGAGCCAGTTGCTGTACGGACTGACGAATGGCTTTCTTCGGTTTGATCCAAGCCAGCTTCAGCACCGGATTTCATTACCTACCGTTGTCTTCACGGATTTCAAACTTTTCAATGAAAGTGTGGGAATCGGTCAGGTCAGTCAGGGCGATACTGTACTGCGGCAGTCCCTAAGCGAAACGCAGACCCTTACGCTGCATTATAAAAACAACGTATTCAGCGTCGATTTTGCGGCCCTGGATGTGGCGAATCCCGAGGGAACGACCTATGTCTACCAAATGGAAGGCTTTGATCAGGCCTGGATTCCGGTCGATGCCCAGCATCGGTCGGCCACGTATACCAACCTGAGTGCCGGAACCTATACCTTTCGCGTAAAAGCCGCCAATAGTTTCGGTGAATGGAGTGCCAAACCGGCGGCCCTTGCGTTCCAGATCTTACCGCCCCCTTGGAAAACCTGGTGGGCCATTACGGGATATATTGTGCTTTTTCACGTGTTACTCCTCACCTTCATCCGTTATCTGCTACTACAGGCCCGGCAGCGGGATGCCCTGGCGTTGGAACAGATCGAAAAAGAGCAACTTAAAAATCTGCATCAGCTCAAACTCCGCTTTTTCACGGACATTTCGCACGAATTCCGGACACCACTTACCCTCATGGCGGGACCGATTGAAGAGCTAATGAATAGCTCGGAAGTACGGGGTAAGGTCCGCGAGAAAGTACAGTTGCTGCAACGCAATAGCCGTAAATTACTGCAACTCATTGAAGAACTGATGACGTTCCAAAAGCTCGAACAGGGCAAAATACAACTTCACAAACGGACGTTGAATCTGGTGGACTGGGTAGAGGAAATGTACCAGAACTTTGTACCGCTGGCCGAACGTCGACAGATTACCTTTGAACTGACGGCTCCAACTTCCGAAATCCGATCGGATATAGACCCCGTTCAGCTGGAAAAAGTACTGAATAACCTCTTATCCAATGCCTTTAAGTTTACGCCGGCGGGTGGGCAGGTACGACTGGAACTGTTCCTGTCCGAACCGGATGGGGTGTGCCTGCGGGTGCAGGATACCGGTAGTGGACTGACCCCCGAACAGCAAAGCCACCTTTTCGAACGCTTTTACCAGTCGGATCCCAACCGGGAAGGGTCGGGTGTGGGTTTATCGCTGGTGAAAAGTCTGATTGAACTACACGGGGGCCGGATTACCGTGACTAGCGAACCGGACGTGCAGACGGAATTCACGGTATGGCTGCCCCTGCAAAACGCTCTGTTGGAAATGCAACCGCTTCACCTCCGTACGGAGCCGCTGGTACAGAGCGAAGTCGGAGCCATTCGCTGGTTAGGAATGCCCGAAGACGAGAAACCCGAATTATTATTGGTGGATGATAACGACGAAGTACTCGAATTTTTAAGCCTGCTTTTTCAGGATCACTATCGCATTACCCGGGCCCTGAATGGTCAGGAAGCACTGGCTTGCGTACAGCAACGCGAACCGCAGGCGATCATCAGTGATGTCATGATGCCCGTGATGGATGGGCTGGAGCTATGCCGGAATCTGAAAAGTAACCTGGATACCTGCCACGTACCCCTGATTTTGCTCACGGCACGGGCCCGCGTGGAGAGCGAAATGGAAGGTATTGGCGTTGGGGCGGATGATTACGTCGCCAAACCCTTTCACCCCGATTTGTTACGCCTCCGGGTACAGACGCTCATCGAAAATCGGCAGCAGCTTATTCGAAAATATCAGTCGGCTGACGAGATCATTCCGAAAGATCTAACTCGCAATCCGCTCGACGAGGCCTTCCTGCAAAAAGTCATTCAGTCCATCGAACAGAATCTGAGTAACGAAGAATTTAGCGTGGAAGAACTCGGCGAATGCGTGTGCATGAGTCGCAGTAACCTGTTCCGAAAACTGAAAGCCCTGACCGGGCAGACCCCGTTGGAATTCATTTATTTCATCCGGCTAAAACACGCAATGCAGCTCCTGCTGGAACGTAAATACAGCATTGCTGAAATTACCTACGAGGTGGGTTTCAAAAATCCTTCCTCGTTCAGTAAGTCCTTTCGCAAACAGTTCGGGAAAGCTCCCACCGAGTACCTACAGGAGCAAATCGCCCGACAGAAAAACTAAATGACCATCGTCCACCCGCCCCGGTGGACGTTTTTGTTTCCAAACCCTCTTCCAGATCGAAGGAATTCACAAAAAAGGCTTTCATTGGAGCAATACGCAACATTTCCATCGGCTTTTGCAACATCTCCATCCCTAGTTTCAACAACTCCGGTAGTTACTTTACCTCGTCTTTTATTGCATTTTTCTAGGATAAATTATGATCCGTTATATGCAGGGTTTTCAGGAGCGGGAAAACCCCAAAGACTGGTTGGTCCATTCATCTAAACCTATTTTTTGTATGCGTTTATTAGTATACTTTTCTCTTTTACTGATCTTACCTCTGGCGGGATGGGCTCAGGAACGAACACTTTCAGGACGGGTGACAGCCGAAGGTGGACAAGGCTTACCCGGCGTCAATGTGCTGCTGAAGGGGACGTCTATAGGTACCTCTACGGACGCCGAAGGGCGGTTTACCCTGCGAACCACCACTACGGACGGTACACTGATTTTTTCTTCGATTGGCTACGTAAAACAGGAAATTGCCCTAGGCAGTCGCACCGCTATTGATGTGGCGATGGTAGCCGATGCTCAGGCCCTGAACGAAGTCGTCGTTGTGGGGTACGGTGAACAGAGTCGCAAGGCCTTGTCCACGGCGGTGAGTTCCGTTTCGTCCAAACAACTGAAAGATATTCCGGTAGCCAATCCGGCCCAGGCTCTGGCGGCTCAGGTCTCGGGCGTGAACATTGCCCAGACGGGTGGGCAGCCGGGAGCGGCTCCCGTCATCCGGATTCGGGGCGTGGGTTCACTCGGGGCCGGAAACAGTCCGTTGTACGTGGTCGACGGCTATCCGCTGGCGGGTGCCGACAATTTCAACCAGATCAATCCCGGTGATATCCAATCCATCGAAGTATTGAAAGATGCCGCCGCCGCGGCCATTTATGGGTCGCGGGGCGGTAACGGCGTGATTCTGGTCACGACCAAACGCGGTACGCCCGGCAAAACGCGGATCAACTTTAATACCTTCGTCGGGGTACAAAACATTGCCCGGAAAATTTCGCTGATGAACAACGCCCAGTTCATTGATTTCTCGAAGGAATCGGCGGTGAATGCGGGACTCAAGTACTACGCGTTTTACGACACCCCCCCCGCCGATCTGCCCCAAACGGACTGGCAGGACGCCATCTATCGGCAGGCTCTGATGACGCAACAGGAATTGTCGGCTTCGGGTGGCAGTGAGAAAATTCGCTACCACGTTTCGGGCTCCTATCTAAAACAGGAAGGAATTCTCAAAGCCACCGAGTTTGAGCGATTTACGCTACGGGCCAATCTGGAAGCTCAGCTTTCGAAACGCGTACGGGCGGGAGTCGTACTGGCTCCTTCGTTGACCAATACAAAATATCAGACCGTCGCTGGAACCAACGATGCCTCCGTCATTGCCGTGGGTACCGATCCGATTGCGGCGGCTTTGGTGATGCCCTCGTTGTTTCCCGAACGCCTGGCTAACGGCGATTACGCCAATACGAACAATTATCCGTTGACGCAGGGAGCCAATTCCATTTCGCCCAACTTCCGCGGACCAACGGTACAGTTCGATCAGTACCGGGATCGGGGGAGCAGTCCCCGGTTTCTGGCCAACTCCTTCGTCGAATGGGAAATTATTCCGGATTTAAGCGTCAAAACCAGTTTTGGTGTCGAGTACAATACCGATACCCGGAATCAGTTCGTGCCCGCAACCATGCCTTCCAATACGGCTCCAACGGCTAACATCAGTAATCCTTTGGTGAATAATGTCGCGGCGGCCAAGCGGTTGAATACCAGCTCTAACTGGCTTTGGGAGAACACCCTGCATTACCGCAAAACCATCGGAGCGGATCATTCTTTTGATCTGCTGGCGGGGTATACGGCTCAATCTGCGGTGGGTTCGGGCAACGTGATTACGGGCGTGAACGGCAGTTTTGTCAACGATCTGATTACGAACATCAGCGGGGCGGGTACCACAACGGCGACCAATTCGTATTCCAAAAACAATCTGGTTTCCTGGTTGGGTCGGGTTAACTACAGCTACAAGGATAAATACCTGTTGTCGGCGGCCATTCGGCGGGATGGTTCCTCCCGGTTTGGGGCGAACAACCGCTACGCCACCTTCCCCTCGGTATCGGCGGCCTGGCGATTGTCGGAAGAGAACTTCATGAAATCCATAGCGATCATCAGCGATCTGAAAATTCGCGGCAGTTATGGTCTGACAGGTAATAACAACATCGGAAATTACGCCTCGCAAAGCTACGCGACGCAGGCGAACTACGCCTTCGGATCGGGAGCGGGGAATCGGGTGTACGGCTATGCGGCGACCAACATTGCCAACGCGGGCCTGACCTGGGAAACCAACCAGCAAACCGATCTGGGACTGGAACTGGGCCTGTGGAAAGACCGGATCTCTTTAACTGCCGACGTCTATCAACGCCTCACGACGGGACTGCTCAATAACCGAAACGTTCCGGCAATTGTGGGAATCGCGGGTTCGGTGCTGGAAAACATTGGTAAGATTGAAAACAAGGGGCTGGAACTGTCGATTACGTCCCGCAACGTAAGCAGCGGAGACCTAAGTTGGACGACTAACGGTAACATTTCCTTCAACCAGAATCGCGTCGTCTCGCTGGTGACGGACAAACCCATTTACTACAGTGCGGGTGGTTTCACCAACTACGCCATCGTGATTCCGGGGATGCCGCTGGGTGAATTTTACGGCTACCGGCAGATTGGCGTATTCCGCGATCAGTCGGAGGTGGATGCAGGAGCAACCTGGGCCAGCGGTGGTTCCAAACCGGGAGACATCAAATACGAGGACGTGAACGGCGATGGAACAATCAACGCCTCGGATTTGACCTACCTCGGTAATCCGCTACCAAAATTCACGTACGGACTTACGAACACGCTGAGCTGGAAGGGTTTCGACCTAAACATTATTCTGCAAGGTTCACAAGGGAATAAAATCTGGGCTCAGTGGTTGCGGTCGGGTTATTTCTTCAACGGCAATGCTAATACCATCACCGATGTCGCCAATCGCTGGCGTTCGCCGAGTGACCCCGGCAATGGCTGGCAACCCCGGGCTACGAATACCGCGTCGGGCGGAGCCAATAACCCGTCGAGTCGCTATGTCTACGATGCTTCGTTCTTACGAATCCGTACGGTTTCGTTCGGCTACAGTTTGCCCTCGGAAGTCGTAAAACGCTGGAAATTCGAGCAGGCTCGTCTCTACGTGAGCGGTCAGAACCTCTACACCTTCACCAAGTACATCGGTTACAACCCCGAAGCCAACGACAACGGCAACACCACGGCTCCGACCTACGGCTATGATTCGGCCTCCTATCCGTTGGCTCGTACGATCACCGTTGGTCTCAATCTGGGTTTTTAATTATAAGAAATTCAATCGTATGAAACGACTTTTGCTCCTACTCCTGCTGGTTACGGGCTTTCTGGTTTCCTGTCAGCAAAGCTTCATGGAATTAACGGACCCCACCAAAATTCCCACCGATCAACTTTTCAGCACGGCTACCAACGTATCCGCTGCCGTGACGGGCGTGTACAGTCAGTTGCAGCCCATTTACAACAACAGCTATTTCATATTCGGGGAGATGGCGAGTGACAATGCCTATGAACCCGTTTCGGCCAATGCCCGGTATTTCTTTTCCATTTTTAACGTGGAAGAAAACAACCCCAACCTACAAACCATGTGGACGGATTCGTACCGCTGCATCAGTCGGGCAAACACCGTACTGGCTCGGGCCGGAGCAGTATCGATGGATACGACGTTGCGGAATCGGTACCTGGCCGAAATGAAATTTATCCGGGCCTTGAATTACTTCAATCTGGTACGCATCTGGGGAGCGGTACCGCTGGTGACGGAAGATCTGGGCGACAATTATCAGAAAGCCTACGACTATGGTCGCACCCCAGCCACCGAAGTATACGCTCAGATTACCAAAGATTTACGCGAAGCCGCTGCCGGAT
It contains:
- a CDS encoding sugar MFS transporter, producing the protein MAHIPLQSVRVPETDAQTSYRPALVSLAVLYFMMGFITCLNDTLVPFFKKGFQLSYSQSSLVQFYFFLTYGIMSIPAGRLVEKVGYKKGMVLGFAVAGAGALLFLPASLLHEYTLFLGALFVIAIGIVLLQVAANPYITVLGPAETASSRLTLIQGVGSLGTTLAPLFGAAFILAPLQEASSDAVQYPYLGIAALLAVIALTVSRLRLPDIQIQVEEKSQTQGRRVFSFRNLRFGILGIFCYVGAEVSVGTFLTNYITDTVHITENEANGYVSLYWGSMLVGRFLGAYLLKFLKASATLATCAGLAIVLISFSINATGYVAVWSMIAVGLCNSIMFAIIFSLAVQGLGSYTTQASGLLSTAIAGGAIVSYGQGLLIDHYTWPIAFLLPILCYAYLVFFGLNGHKSSLAS
- a CDS encoding AGE family epimerase/isomerase; translation: MKPSQYQQLYQDELLTSVIPFWLGKSGDETYGGYFTCLDTEGTVFDTDKFVWLQGRQVWCFAMLYNQVEQKQEWLDFAIQGAEFLKKHGRDEDGNWYFSLTQQGDPLIQPYNIFSDCFAAMAFGQLHLATGNAEYATIAQETFANILRRQSDPKGLYNKAFPGTRPLKNFALPMILTNLVLQLEHLIEPSVLEETIDAGIHAVMEEFYRPELGLILENITLEGEFSDSFEGRLINPGHGLESMWFIMDLAERRGDQALIRKATDLTLSLLEYGWDQQYGGIFYFLDVKGQPPLQLEWDQKLWWVHIETLISLLKGYLHTGDERCWEWFEKVHAYTWSHFPDPTHGEWFGYLNRQGDVLLPLKGGKWKGCFHIPRGLYQCWKTLEAIAQKKSATPLLQD
- a CDS encoding two-component regulator propeller domain-containing protein; protein product: MKSLLPLLAFIIGFTVSTAQPRLSISPEKALQEDLMFKRYGSTDGLPDNRVRSFFQDRKGFLWIGTMNGLAQYDGYRFRKFYKNKDAIAGNWIYDICEDSQGRLWIGTREGLSRFDPRTETFQNFRNNPKDSTSLFCNQINALLVDSRDQVWVGTPQGLTVWSPKTQQFRTLRTEPLNRPIRKMIRSQGDYLWIATAEGPVRYHASNGTYTFYPLSVKPNAYGDHYWSLLEDQRHLYLATGGDGLWRLPYQPERNSYGKAEPLHNFSGQTLAQTQIFDLCKSPDGAFWLGTDRGLARLEALDSPQVRLRWYRTNPSNPQSLSNNLVYRLFLDRTQRLWCGTEQQISTLDLSGLPFQSYTFPSGAAEDQVRSIAAGPGATVWLGMGKSGLYRYNLSNGATERFRLESQSSFWNEHRALLRASSGDLWIGTLGGAVRMTARQQVHAELEGSAVFSFLEDSQKNIWLGTNHGLYRRTPDGKKSRIRLGTSDTEFIRSLLEDQAGLLWIGFDNSGLGRYNPKTGVFEWIKDASHSLGSAIYALVEFPKQVIWAGSESGLHQITADPKGAYQVKTYSEKQGLLHPSVNGIVPDTQGFLWISTIKGLMRFQPASGRFQTYLPNQRFSYNVMSRLNESQLLYGLTNGFLRFDPSQLQHRISLPTVVFTDFKLFNESVGIGQVSQGDTVLRQSLSETQTLTLHYKNNVFSVDFAALDVANPEGTTYVYQMEGFDQAWIPVDAQHRSATYTNLSAGTYTFRVKAANSFGEWSAKPAALAFQILPPPWKTWWAITGYIVLFHVLLLTFIRYLLLQARQRDALALEQIEKEQLKNLHQLKLRFFTDISHEFRTPLTLMAGPIEELMNSSEVRGKVREKVQLLQRNSRKLLQLIEELMTFQKLEQGKIQLHKRTLNLVDWVEEMYQNFVPLAERRQITFELTAPTSEIRSDIDPVQLEKVLNNLLSNAFKFTPAGGQVRLELFLSEPDGVCLRVQDTGSGLTPEQQSHLFERFYQSDPNREGSGVGLSLVKSLIELHGGRITVTSEPDVQTEFTVWLPLQNALLEMQPLHLRTEPLVQSEVGAIRWLGMPEDEKPELLLVDDNDEVLEFLSLLFQDHYRITRALNGQEALACVQQREPQAIISDVMMPVMDGLELCRNLKSNLDTCHVPLILLTARARVESEMEGIGVGADDYVAKPFHPDLLRLRVQTLIENRQQLIRKYQSADEIIPKDLTRNPLDEAFLQKVIQSIEQNLSNEEFSVEELGECVCMSRSNLFRKLKALTGQTPLEFIYFIRLKHAMQLLLERKYSIAEITYEVGFKNPSSFSKSFRKQFGKAPTEYLQEQIARQKN
- a CDS encoding SusC/RagA family TonB-linked outer membrane protein; translation: MRLLVYFSLLLILPLAGWAQERTLSGRVTAEGGQGLPGVNVLLKGTSIGTSTDAEGRFTLRTTTTDGTLIFSSIGYVKQEIALGSRTAIDVAMVADAQALNEVVVVGYGEQSRKALSTAVSSVSSKQLKDIPVANPAQALAAQVSGVNIAQTGGQPGAAPVIRIRGVGSLGAGNSPLYVVDGYPLAGADNFNQINPGDIQSIEVLKDAAAAAIYGSRGGNGVILVTTKRGTPGKTRINFNTFVGVQNIARKISLMNNAQFIDFSKESAVNAGLKYYAFYDTPPADLPQTDWQDAIYRQALMTQQELSASGGSEKIRYHVSGSYLKQEGILKATEFERFTLRANLEAQLSKRVRAGVVLAPSLTNTKYQTVAGTNDASVIAVGTDPIAAALVMPSLFPERLANGDYANTNNYPLTQGANSISPNFRGPTVQFDQYRDRGSSPRFLANSFVEWEIIPDLSVKTSFGVEYNTDTRNQFVPATMPSNTAPTANISNPLVNNVAAAKRLNTSSNWLWENTLHYRKTIGADHSFDLLAGYTAQSAVGSGNVITGVNGSFVNDLITNISGAGTTTATNSYSKNNLVSWLGRVNYSYKDKYLLSAAIRRDGSSRFGANNRYATFPSVSAAWRLSEENFMKSIAIISDLKIRGSYGLTGNNNIGNYASQSYATQANYAFGSGAGNRVYGYAATNIANAGLTWETNQQTDLGLELGLWKDRISLTADVYQRLTTGLLNNRNVPAIVGIAGSVLENIGKIENKGLELSITSRNVSSGDLSWTTNGNISFNQNRVVSLVTDKPIYYSAGGFTNYAIVIPGMPLGEFYGYRQIGVFRDQSEVDAGATWASGGSKPGDIKYEDVNGDGTINASDLTYLGNPLPKFTYGLTNTLSWKGFDLNIILQGSQGNKIWAQWLRSGYFFNGNANTITDVANRWRSPSDPGNGWQPRATNTASGGANNPSSRYVYDASFLRIRTVSFGYSLPSEVVKRWKFEQARLYVSGQNLYTFTKYIGYNPEANDNGNTTAPTYGYDSASYPLARTITVGLNLGF